Proteins from one Natrinema salinisoli genomic window:
- the sucC gene encoding ADP-forming succinate--CoA ligase subunit beta, with the protein MKLHEYQAKSVFAEAGIPTPDSELASDVDGVVAAAEEIGYPVAVKAQVQVGGRGKAGGIKLVDDADEAREAAESILGMDLKGYHVDRVLVEEAVDFVNELYVGITMDRGEGKPVAMVSTKGGVNIEEVAEEDPDAIAREHIDPSFGMHPYQARKAVYDAGVDQSVARDVSSVLTTLYQLWDDKDGADAEINPLMVTADDEVIAADAVMNIDEDALFRQPELAEMEEEAAGGDELEQKADEYGFDYVRLDGNVGIIGNGAGLVMTTLDLVDYYGGEPANFLDVGGGAKAARIANALDMVFSDDNVDSVVFNIFGGITRGDEVARGINEALEQFDEIPKPVVVRLAGTNWEEGMEILNEDLVTVEQTLEDAVQRAVEYAGEVNDQ; encoded by the coding sequence ATGAAATTGCACGAGTATCAGGCGAAGAGCGTCTTCGCCGAGGCCGGGATTCCGACGCCGGATTCGGAGCTCGCGTCCGACGTCGACGGCGTCGTCGCCGCGGCCGAGGAGATCGGGTATCCAGTAGCGGTGAAAGCGCAGGTACAGGTCGGCGGCCGCGGGAAGGCCGGCGGAATCAAACTCGTCGACGACGCGGACGAGGCCCGAGAAGCGGCCGAGTCGATCCTCGGCATGGATCTGAAGGGCTATCACGTCGATCGCGTCCTCGTCGAGGAAGCGGTCGACTTCGTGAACGAACTCTACGTCGGGATCACGATGGACCGCGGCGAGGGCAAGCCCGTCGCGATGGTCTCGACCAAAGGGGGCGTCAACATCGAGGAGGTCGCTGAGGAGGACCCCGACGCGATCGCCCGCGAACACATCGATCCCTCCTTCGGGATGCATCCCTATCAGGCCCGGAAGGCCGTCTACGACGCTGGCGTCGACCAGTCGGTCGCGCGCGACGTCTCGAGCGTCCTCACCACGCTCTACCAGCTCTGGGACGACAAGGACGGCGCGGACGCCGAGATCAACCCGCTGATGGTCACAGCAGACGACGAGGTCATCGCGGCCGACGCCGTGATGAACATCGACGAGGACGCGCTGTTCCGACAGCCCGAACTCGCCGAGATGGAAGAGGAGGCCGCCGGCGGCGACGAACTCGAGCAGAAGGCCGACGAGTACGGCTTCGACTACGTCCGGCTGGACGGCAACGTCGGCATCATCGGCAACGGTGCCGGGCTCGTGATGACGACGCTCGACCTGGTCGACTACTACGGCGGCGAACCCGCCAACTTCCTCGACGTGGGTGGCGGCGCGAAGGCCGCCCGCATCGCGAACGCGCTCGATATGGTGTTCTCCGACGACAACGTCGATAGCGTCGTCTTCAACATCTTCGGCGGGATCACGCGCGGCGACGAGGTCGCCCGCGGGATCAACGAGGCGCTCGAGCAGTTCGACGAGATCCCCAAGCCGGTCGTCGTCCGACTCGCCGGCACGAACTGGGAGGAAGGTATGGAAATTCTCAACGAGGACCTCGTGACGGTCGAACAGACCCTCGAGGACGCGGTCCAGCGTGCCGTCGAGTACGCTGGGGAGGTGAACGACCAATGA
- the sucD gene encoding succinate--CoA ligase subunit alpha, which yields MSVLVDEDTRVVVQGITGGEGKFHAEQMMEYGTNVVAGAVPGKGGQEVSGVPVYDTVHEAVDEENADTSVIFVPPAFAGDAVFESLDSDLDLAVAITEGIPTQDMARVNKRLSETDTRLIGPNCPGLITPGEAKLGILPGNIFAEGNVGLVSRSGTLTYQVVDSLTNRGIGQTTAIGIGGDPIIGTDFVDALELFEDDPDTDAIVMCGEIGGEDEEEAAAFIDDYVDTPVAGFIAGRTAPPGKRMGHAGAIVSGSGTGTAESKISALNDAGVPVGDTPEEVADHIEEFLS from the coding sequence ATGAGCGTACTAGTCGACGAGGACACGCGCGTCGTGGTACAGGGCATCACCGGCGGGGAAGGGAAGTTCCACGCCGAACAGATGATGGAGTACGGCACCAACGTCGTCGCCGGCGCGGTCCCCGGCAAGGGCGGCCAGGAAGTCAGCGGCGTCCCCGTCTACGACACGGTCCACGAAGCGGTCGACGAGGAGAACGCGGACACGTCCGTGATCTTCGTCCCGCCGGCGTTCGCCGGCGACGCGGTCTTCGAATCGCTCGACTCCGATCTCGACCTCGCGGTCGCGATTACCGAGGGCATTCCGACGCAGGACATGGCGCGGGTCAACAAGCGCCTCTCCGAGACCGACACGCGACTCATCGGTCCGAACTGTCCCGGCCTCATCACGCCCGGCGAGGCCAAACTCGGCATTCTCCCCGGCAACATCTTCGCCGAGGGGAACGTCGGTCTGGTCTCCCGCTCCGGGACCCTGACCTACCAGGTCGTCGACAGCCTGACCAACCGTGGCATCGGACAGACCACGGCAATCGGTATCGGCGGCGACCCGATCATCGGCACGGACTTCGTCGACGCCCTCGAGCTGTTCGAGGACGACCCCGACACCGACGCCATCGTCATGTGCGGCGAGATCGGCGGCGAGGACGAGGAAGAGGCTGCCGCGTTCATCGACGACTACGTCGACACGCCGGTTGCCGGCTTCATCGCGGGCCGCACGGCACCGCCGGGCAAGCGCATGGGCCACGCCGGTGCGATCGTCTCCGGCTCCGGGACCGGAACCGCCGAGAGCAAGATCTCGGCGCTCAACGACGCCGGCGTCCCCGTCGGCGACACGCCCGAGGAAGTCGCCGACCACATCGAAGAGTTCCTGTCGTAA